Proteins encoded together in one Miscanthus floridulus cultivar M001 chromosome 16, ASM1932011v1, whole genome shotgun sequence window:
- the LOC136513235 gene encoding NADH dehydrogenase [ubiquinone] 1 alpha subcomplex subunit 2-like, with translation MAWRASLSRSVKEIRVLFCQSSPASAAAREFVKKNYGDIKARNPSLPFLVRECSGVQPQLWARYDMGVERCVNLDGLTEAQIDKKLEELAKAG, from the exons ATGGCATGGCGGGCGAGCCTGTCTCGGAGCGTGAAGGAGATCCGCGTCCTCTTCTGCCAGTCCTCACCGGCCAGCGCCGCTGCCCG GGAGTTCGTGAAGAAGAACTATGGTGACATCAAGGCCCGcaacccctccctccccttccttgTCCGCGAGTGCTCCGGTGTCCAGCCTCAGCTCTGGGCTCGCTACG ATATGGGCGTGGAGAGATGTGTGAACTTGGATGGCCTGACAGAAGCACAGATTGATAAGAAGCTGGAGGAGCTTGCCAAGGCCGGCTAG